One Coregonus clupeaformis isolate EN_2021a unplaced genomic scaffold, ASM2061545v1 scaf0427, whole genome shotgun sequence DNA segment encodes these proteins:
- the LOC121560610 gene encoding UBX domain-containing protein 11-like isoform X2: MPQASGPGIGDGAVSELLRHDLGGERREECDTASQQEVEEAEQTQSSERGVWQPETSVARRNFQMNFDLVLQNIQQLNILAGEGESYIRATSRGAQLAQQHLIPLQLYSNGIFMFNGPFRSYQEASTQQCMQDLMDEYFPSELQDRFADGVPFQVHDRREEEFKERRPWAEFPGKGQAVVGGTEGEKSTESLGHAYCTLSQIPDRKLTMDQFLNRLPKVVVKAGRVIDIRDSLKASLQGSSDAPNSHAVTLIDTPVLQAMKERYAGWSGMRRPVMSPH, encoded by the exons ATGCCACAGGCTTCAGGGCCAGGTATTGGAGATGGAG CGGTTTCTGAACTACTACGGCATGATCTGGGTGGGGAACGTAGAGAGGAGTGCGACACAGCCAGTCAACAGGAAGTAGAGGAAGCTGAGCAGACCCAGAGCTCCGAGAGAGGGGTGTGGCAGCCAG AGACCTCTGTGGCCAGGAGGAACTTCCAGATGAACTTTGACCTGGTGCTCCAGAACATCCAGCAGTTGAACATCCTGGCTGGAGAAGGAGAGTCCTACATCAGGGCCACGTCCAGAGGGGCACAGCTGGCCCAGCAGCACCTCATCCCACTACAGCTCTACAGCAATGGCATCTTCATGTTCAATGGGCCCTTCCGCTCTTACCAGGAAGCCAgcacacag CAGTGCATGCAAGACCTGATGGACGAATACTTCCCTTCTGAGCTACAGGACAGGTTTGCAGATGGGGTGCcctttcag GTTCATGACAGGCGAGAGGAGGAGTTCAAAGAGAGGCGACCGTGGGCAGAGTTCCCTGGGAAGGGGCAGGCTGTTGTTGGAGGCACAGAGGGGGAGAAATCAACAGAGAGCTTAGGACACGCCTACTGTACACTCTCTCAGATACCCG ACAGAAAACTGACAATGGACCAGTTCCTGAACAGGCTTCCCAAGGTGGTAGTGAAGGCTGGTAGAGTGATTGACATCAGGGACTCACTGAAAGCCAGTCTACAG GGCTCTTCTGATGCTCCAAACAGCCATGCTGTGACCCTCATAGACACACCAGTGCTACAGGCCATGAAAGAGAGGTATGCAG GTTGGAGTGGCATGAGACGGCCCGTGATGTCACCACACTGA
- the LOC121560610 gene encoding UBX domain-containing protein 11-like isoform X1: MPQASGPGIGDGAVSELLRHDLGGERREECDTASQQEVEEAEQTQSSERGVWQPETSVARRNFQMNFDLVLQNIQQLNILAGEGESYIRATSRGAQLAQQHLIPLQLYSNGIFMFNGPFRSYQEASTQQCMQDLMDEYFPSELQDRFADGVPFQVHDRREEEFKERRPWAEFPGKGQAVVGGTEGEKSTESLGHAYCTLSQIPDRKLTMDQFLNRLPKVVVKAGRVIDIRDSLKASLQGSSDAPNSHAVTLIDTPVLQAMKERLEWHETARDVTTLRVKSEDGEHTYIMKMRFSETIGHLRQYLDKHRWTNAPAYDIISAFPQRCYSEDSQTLLSCGLTPNAAQD; encoded by the exons ATGCCACAGGCTTCAGGGCCAGGTATTGGAGATGGAG CGGTTTCTGAACTACTACGGCATGATCTGGGTGGGGAACGTAGAGAGGAGTGCGACACAGCCAGTCAACAGGAAGTAGAGGAAGCTGAGCAGACCCAGAGCTCCGAGAGAGGGGTGTGGCAGCCAG AGACCTCTGTGGCCAGGAGGAACTTCCAGATGAACTTTGACCTGGTGCTCCAGAACATCCAGCAGTTGAACATCCTGGCTGGAGAAGGAGAGTCCTACATCAGGGCCACGTCCAGAGGGGCACAGCTGGCCCAGCAGCACCTCATCCCACTACAGCTCTACAGCAATGGCATCTTCATGTTCAATGGGCCCTTCCGCTCTTACCAGGAAGCCAgcacacag CAGTGCATGCAAGACCTGATGGACGAATACTTCCCTTCTGAGCTACAGGACAGGTTTGCAGATGGGGTGCcctttcag GTTCATGACAGGCGAGAGGAGGAGTTCAAAGAGAGGCGACCGTGGGCAGAGTTCCCTGGGAAGGGGCAGGCTGTTGTTGGAGGCACAGAGGGGGAGAAATCAACAGAGAGCTTAGGACACGCCTACTGTACACTCTCTCAGATACCCG ACAGAAAACTGACAATGGACCAGTTCCTGAACAGGCTTCCCAAGGTGGTAGTGAAGGCTGGTAGAGTGATTGACATCAGGGACTCACTGAAAGCCAGTCTACAG GGCTCTTCTGATGCTCCAAACAGCCATGCTGTGACCCTCATAGACACACCAGTGCTACAGGCCATGAAAGAGAG GTTGGAGTGGCATGAGACGGCCCGTGATGTCACCACACTGAGGGTGAAGTCAGAGGATGGCGAGCACACCTACATCATGAAAATGCGCTTCTCTGAGACCATAGGTCACCTGCGCCAGTATCTGGACAAGCACAG ATGGACAAATGCCCCAGCATATGACATCATCAGTGCGTTCCCACAGCGCTGCTACAGTGAGGATTCCCAGACACTCCTCTCCTGCGGGCTCACTCCCAATGCTGCTCAGGACTAG
- the LOC121560600 gene encoding centrosomal protein of 85 kDa-like isoform X1: MEWQTPAVSEKFQSHFGRRPGTTDSGDTELGSTEDFCSSSSSPMFQPIRSQIPIPTAHVMPSTAGPPASKPQPRSQDDSQASAEAHRPPSGSRTSSGTSSSKSSSLSKSASSPNLDMAQGGMGGADPAGPKTDCLSRYRSLVNGLDHSLFPSGDQSCMDEGQRFDMPTMEPTMNQSALLAGYCPDVRLRLQMTSLGETPECSGEAYRVAMAAMEHSYKALPEARPGVPGAPDPYSQRSSQPGGTGAGSAGVYPSSLYLQTQALLREAKAYEPMLQERCRELPSWQQQQQHKQQLESLRMQVEQMQMITAGVGQYSALYSTPSMPPETSKWDAVIKANESILKEKELVIERQKQQMSQLEQRLRESELQVHGALLGRGAPYGDVCLLRLQEAQRENAFLRAQFAERGDCAAQEKAEAERRLGAVEAETRRLNDTLRETSERHAEEMKKQEERIRSRDKHINSLKKKCQKEAEQNREKQQRIETLERYLADLPTMDDYQGQSKQLLEVEQRASQLQGRVRELEVCLQEARSLTREKDTQLEEQRRRERELLTTVTSLQERVQEGLEDGARLPSLDVEKLRGENSSLREEQQRLKKVVEKQLRMMEQLGTQIGTLEEQVSQEESSSHALREEVCSKEQGLLQLRTAMKELSAQNQELMEQNLTLHERLEDSERVNLDRTSSSLRPAGARLTQHLHGEMASCLCDLRSLCNVLTQRSQGRDPNLSLLLGITSPPPMAEQVEDWLSPEVLQRKLTEAQQLRRDVEELRTTVSDRYAQDMGENCITQ; encoded by the exons ATGGAGTGGCAGACGCCAGCTGTGTCTGAGAAGTTCCAGAGCCACTTTGGCCGCCGGCCTGGGACAACAGACAGTGGGGACACAGAGCTAGGCAGCACAGAAG ATTTctgcagttccagcagcagcccCATGTTCCAGCCCATCCGCAGTCAGATTCCCATCCCCACTGCCCATGTCATGCCGTCCACGGCCGGACCACCGGCCTCCAAGCCCCAGCCCCGTTCCCAAGACGATTCCCAGGCTTCTGCCGAGGCACACAGGCCGCCCTCGGGCTCCCGAACCTCCAGTGGAACCTCCAGCTCTAAATCGTCCTCCCTCTCCAAGTCAGCCTCTTCCCCCAACCTGGACATGGCACAAGGCGGCATGGGGGGAGCCGACCCCGCCGGGCCCAAGACAGACTGCCTGAGCCGCTACCGCAGCCTCGTGAACGGACTAGACCATTCGCTGTTCCCCTCTGGGGACCAGTCTTGCATGGATGAGGGCCAGAGGTTCGACATGCCCACCATGGAGCCCACAATGAACCAATCTGCTCTGCTAGCGGGCTACTGCCCCGACGTCCGACTCAGGCTCCAGATGACCAGCCTGGGGGAGACTCCCGAGTGCAGCGGGGAGGCCTACAGGGTAGCCATGGCAGCCATGGAGCACTCGTACAAGGCTCTCCCCGAGGCCAGGCCGGGGGTCCCCGGAGCTCCAGACCCCTATAGCCAGAGGAGCAGCCAGCCCGGTGGAACTGGGGCTGGGTCAGCCGGTGTGTACCCCAGCTCTCTGTATCTGCAGACCCAGGCTCTGTTGAGGGAGGCCAAGGCCTATGAGCCCATGCTGcaggagagatgcagagagctgCCCAGctggcagcagcaacagcagcacaaGCAGCAGCTGGAGAGTCTCCGCATGCAAGTGGAGCAGATGCAG atgATTACTGCTGGAGTGGGCCAGTACTCCGCTCTCTACTCCACCCCCTCCATGCCACCAGAGACCAGTAAATGGGACGCGGTGATCAAAGCCAACGAGAGCATTCTGAAGGAGAAGGAGCTCGTCATAGAGAG ACAGAAGCAGCAGATGTCTCAGCTGGAGCAGCGGCTGCGGGAGAGCGAGCTGCAGGTCCACGGAGCCCTGCTCGGCCGCGGTGCTCCGTACGGCGACGTGTGTCTGCTCCGGCTGCAG GAGGCTCAGAGGGAGAATGCCTTCCTGCGGGCCCAGTTTGCAGAGCGCGGTGACTGCGCCGCCCAGGAGAAGGCGGAGGCAGAGCGCCGCCTCGGTGCCGTGGAGGCGGAGACGCGGCGTCTGAACGATACGCTGAGGGAGACCAGCGAGAGGCACGCCGAGGAGATGAAGAAgcaggaggagagg attcgCAGCCGGGACAAGCACATCAACAGCCTGAAGAAGAAGTGCCAGAAGGAGGCAGAGCAGAACCGAGAGAAGCAGCAGCGCATCGAGACTCTGGAGCGCTACCTAGCTGACCTGCCCACTATGGACGACTACCAGGGCCAGAGCAAACAG CTGTTGGAGGTGGAGCAGCGGGCGTCCCAGCTGCAGGGCCGGGTCCGAGAGCTGGAGGTGTGTCTGCAGGAGGCTCGCTCACTCACCAGGGAGAAGGACACCCAGCTGGAGGAGCAGAGacgcagggagagggagctgctCACCACTgtcaccag TTTACAAGAGCGGGTGCAGGAGGGCCTGGAGGACGGGGCAAGGTTACCCTCCCTGGATGTGGAGAAACTCAGAGGGGAGAACAGCAGCCTGAGAGAGGAACAACAGAGACTGAAAAAG GTCGTGGAGAAGCAACTGAGGATGATGGAGCAACTGGGCACCCAGATCGGG acCCTGGAGGAGCaggtgtctcaggaggagagcAGCTCCCATGCTCTGAGAGAGGAAGTGTGTTCTAAAGAGCAGGGGCTGCTACAGCTCCGCACAGCAATGAAGGAG CTGTCGGCCCAGAACCAGGAACTAATGGAGCAGAACTTGACCCTCCATGAGCGTCTGGAGGACTCGGAGAGGGTGAACCTGGACCGGACGTCGTCCTCGCTGCGGCCTGCAGGGGCCCGCCTCACCCAGCATCTCCACGGGGAGATGGCCTCATGCCTCTGCGACCTGCGCTCCCTCTGCAACGTCCTGACCCAGCGGTCACAGGGCCGAGACCCCAACCTCTCGCTGCTGCTTGGCATTACAT CTCCCCCACCCATGGCAGAGCAGGTGGAGGACTGGCTGAGTCCTGAGGTCCTCCAGAGGAAGTTGACTGAAGCCCAGCAGCTGCGTCGTGACGTGGAGGAGCTCCGCACCACCGTCTCAGACCGCTACGCCCAGGACATGGGAGAGAACTGCATTACCCAGTAG
- the LOC121560600 gene encoding centrosomal protein of 85 kDa-like isoform X2, translating into MLKSQDFCSSSSSPMFQPIRSQIPIPTAHVMPSTAGPPASKPQPRSQDDSQASAEAHRPPSGSRTSSGTSSSKSSSLSKSASSPNLDMAQGGMGGADPAGPKTDCLSRYRSLVNGLDHSLFPSGDQSCMDEGQRFDMPTMEPTMNQSALLAGYCPDVRLRLQMTSLGETPECSGEAYRVAMAAMEHSYKALPEARPGVPGAPDPYSQRSSQPGGTGAGSAGVYPSSLYLQTQALLREAKAYEPMLQERCRELPSWQQQQQHKQQLESLRMQVEQMQMITAGVGQYSALYSTPSMPPETSKWDAVIKANESILKEKELVIERQKQQMSQLEQRLRESELQVHGALLGRGAPYGDVCLLRLQEAQRENAFLRAQFAERGDCAAQEKAEAERRLGAVEAETRRLNDTLRETSERHAEEMKKQEERIRSRDKHINSLKKKCQKEAEQNREKQQRIETLERYLADLPTMDDYQGQSKQLLEVEQRASQLQGRVRELEVCLQEARSLTREKDTQLEEQRRRERELLTTVTSLQERVQEGLEDGARLPSLDVEKLRGENSSLREEQQRLKKVVEKQLRMMEQLGTQIGTLEEQVSQEESSSHALREEVCSKEQGLLQLRTAMKELSAQNQELMEQNLTLHERLEDSERVNLDRTSSSLRPAGARLTQHLHGEMASCLCDLRSLCNVLTQRSQGRDPNLSLLLGITSPPPMAEQVEDWLSPEVLQRKLTEAQQLRRDVEELRTTVSDRYAQDMGENCITQ; encoded by the exons ATGTTAAAATCTCAAG ATTTctgcagttccagcagcagcccCATGTTCCAGCCCATCCGCAGTCAGATTCCCATCCCCACTGCCCATGTCATGCCGTCCACGGCCGGACCACCGGCCTCCAAGCCCCAGCCCCGTTCCCAAGACGATTCCCAGGCTTCTGCCGAGGCACACAGGCCGCCCTCGGGCTCCCGAACCTCCAGTGGAACCTCCAGCTCTAAATCGTCCTCCCTCTCCAAGTCAGCCTCTTCCCCCAACCTGGACATGGCACAAGGCGGCATGGGGGGAGCCGACCCCGCCGGGCCCAAGACAGACTGCCTGAGCCGCTACCGCAGCCTCGTGAACGGACTAGACCATTCGCTGTTCCCCTCTGGGGACCAGTCTTGCATGGATGAGGGCCAGAGGTTCGACATGCCCACCATGGAGCCCACAATGAACCAATCTGCTCTGCTAGCGGGCTACTGCCCCGACGTCCGACTCAGGCTCCAGATGACCAGCCTGGGGGAGACTCCCGAGTGCAGCGGGGAGGCCTACAGGGTAGCCATGGCAGCCATGGAGCACTCGTACAAGGCTCTCCCCGAGGCCAGGCCGGGGGTCCCCGGAGCTCCAGACCCCTATAGCCAGAGGAGCAGCCAGCCCGGTGGAACTGGGGCTGGGTCAGCCGGTGTGTACCCCAGCTCTCTGTATCTGCAGACCCAGGCTCTGTTGAGGGAGGCCAAGGCCTATGAGCCCATGCTGcaggagagatgcagagagctgCCCAGctggcagcagcaacagcagcacaaGCAGCAGCTGGAGAGTCTCCGCATGCAAGTGGAGCAGATGCAG atgATTACTGCTGGAGTGGGCCAGTACTCCGCTCTCTACTCCACCCCCTCCATGCCACCAGAGACCAGTAAATGGGACGCGGTGATCAAAGCCAACGAGAGCATTCTGAAGGAGAAGGAGCTCGTCATAGAGAG ACAGAAGCAGCAGATGTCTCAGCTGGAGCAGCGGCTGCGGGAGAGCGAGCTGCAGGTCCACGGAGCCCTGCTCGGCCGCGGTGCTCCGTACGGCGACGTGTGTCTGCTCCGGCTGCAG GAGGCTCAGAGGGAGAATGCCTTCCTGCGGGCCCAGTTTGCAGAGCGCGGTGACTGCGCCGCCCAGGAGAAGGCGGAGGCAGAGCGCCGCCTCGGTGCCGTGGAGGCGGAGACGCGGCGTCTGAACGATACGCTGAGGGAGACCAGCGAGAGGCACGCCGAGGAGATGAAGAAgcaggaggagagg attcgCAGCCGGGACAAGCACATCAACAGCCTGAAGAAGAAGTGCCAGAAGGAGGCAGAGCAGAACCGAGAGAAGCAGCAGCGCATCGAGACTCTGGAGCGCTACCTAGCTGACCTGCCCACTATGGACGACTACCAGGGCCAGAGCAAACAG CTGTTGGAGGTGGAGCAGCGGGCGTCCCAGCTGCAGGGCCGGGTCCGAGAGCTGGAGGTGTGTCTGCAGGAGGCTCGCTCACTCACCAGGGAGAAGGACACCCAGCTGGAGGAGCAGAGacgcagggagagggagctgctCACCACTgtcaccag TTTACAAGAGCGGGTGCAGGAGGGCCTGGAGGACGGGGCAAGGTTACCCTCCCTGGATGTGGAGAAACTCAGAGGGGAGAACAGCAGCCTGAGAGAGGAACAACAGAGACTGAAAAAG GTCGTGGAGAAGCAACTGAGGATGATGGAGCAACTGGGCACCCAGATCGGG acCCTGGAGGAGCaggtgtctcaggaggagagcAGCTCCCATGCTCTGAGAGAGGAAGTGTGTTCTAAAGAGCAGGGGCTGCTACAGCTCCGCACAGCAATGAAGGAG CTGTCGGCCCAGAACCAGGAACTAATGGAGCAGAACTTGACCCTCCATGAGCGTCTGGAGGACTCGGAGAGGGTGAACCTGGACCGGACGTCGTCCTCGCTGCGGCCTGCAGGGGCCCGCCTCACCCAGCATCTCCACGGGGAGATGGCCTCATGCCTCTGCGACCTGCGCTCCCTCTGCAACGTCCTGACCCAGCGGTCACAGGGCCGAGACCCCAACCTCTCGCTGCTGCTTGGCATTACAT CTCCCCCACCCATGGCAGAGCAGGTGGAGGACTGGCTGAGTCCTGAGGTCCTCCAGAGGAAGTTGACTGAAGCCCAGCAGCTGCGTCGTGACGTGGAGGAGCTCCGCACCACCGTCTCAGACCGCTACGCCCAGGACATGGGAGAGAACTGCATTACCCAGTAG
- the LOC121560600 gene encoding centrosomal protein of 85 kDa-like isoform X3 — MFQPIRSQIPIPTAHVMPSTAGPPASKPQPRSQDDSQASAEAHRPPSGSRTSSGTSSSKSSSLSKSASSPNLDMAQGGMGGADPAGPKTDCLSRYRSLVNGLDHSLFPSGDQSCMDEGQRFDMPTMEPTMNQSALLAGYCPDVRLRLQMTSLGETPECSGEAYRVAMAAMEHSYKALPEARPGVPGAPDPYSQRSSQPGGTGAGSAGVYPSSLYLQTQALLREAKAYEPMLQERCRELPSWQQQQQHKQQLESLRMQVEQMQMITAGVGQYSALYSTPSMPPETSKWDAVIKANESILKEKELVIERQKQQMSQLEQRLRESELQVHGALLGRGAPYGDVCLLRLQEAQRENAFLRAQFAERGDCAAQEKAEAERRLGAVEAETRRLNDTLRETSERHAEEMKKQEERIRSRDKHINSLKKKCQKEAEQNREKQQRIETLERYLADLPTMDDYQGQSKQLLEVEQRASQLQGRVRELEVCLQEARSLTREKDTQLEEQRRRERELLTTVTSLQERVQEGLEDGARLPSLDVEKLRGENSSLREEQQRLKKVVEKQLRMMEQLGTQIGTLEEQVSQEESSSHALREEVCSKEQGLLQLRTAMKELSAQNQELMEQNLTLHERLEDSERVNLDRTSSSLRPAGARLTQHLHGEMASCLCDLRSLCNVLTQRSQGRDPNLSLLLGITSPPPMAEQVEDWLSPEVLQRKLTEAQQLRRDVEELRTTVSDRYAQDMGENCITQ, encoded by the exons ATGTTCCAGCCCATCCGCAGTCAGATTCCCATCCCCACTGCCCATGTCATGCCGTCCACGGCCGGACCACCGGCCTCCAAGCCCCAGCCCCGTTCCCAAGACGATTCCCAGGCTTCTGCCGAGGCACACAGGCCGCCCTCGGGCTCCCGAACCTCCAGTGGAACCTCCAGCTCTAAATCGTCCTCCCTCTCCAAGTCAGCCTCTTCCCCCAACCTGGACATGGCACAAGGCGGCATGGGGGGAGCCGACCCCGCCGGGCCCAAGACAGACTGCCTGAGCCGCTACCGCAGCCTCGTGAACGGACTAGACCATTCGCTGTTCCCCTCTGGGGACCAGTCTTGCATGGATGAGGGCCAGAGGTTCGACATGCCCACCATGGAGCCCACAATGAACCAATCTGCTCTGCTAGCGGGCTACTGCCCCGACGTCCGACTCAGGCTCCAGATGACCAGCCTGGGGGAGACTCCCGAGTGCAGCGGGGAGGCCTACAGGGTAGCCATGGCAGCCATGGAGCACTCGTACAAGGCTCTCCCCGAGGCCAGGCCGGGGGTCCCCGGAGCTCCAGACCCCTATAGCCAGAGGAGCAGCCAGCCCGGTGGAACTGGGGCTGGGTCAGCCGGTGTGTACCCCAGCTCTCTGTATCTGCAGACCCAGGCTCTGTTGAGGGAGGCCAAGGCCTATGAGCCCATGCTGcaggagagatgcagagagctgCCCAGctggcagcagcaacagcagcacaaGCAGCAGCTGGAGAGTCTCCGCATGCAAGTGGAGCAGATGCAG atgATTACTGCTGGAGTGGGCCAGTACTCCGCTCTCTACTCCACCCCCTCCATGCCACCAGAGACCAGTAAATGGGACGCGGTGATCAAAGCCAACGAGAGCATTCTGAAGGAGAAGGAGCTCGTCATAGAGAG ACAGAAGCAGCAGATGTCTCAGCTGGAGCAGCGGCTGCGGGAGAGCGAGCTGCAGGTCCACGGAGCCCTGCTCGGCCGCGGTGCTCCGTACGGCGACGTGTGTCTGCTCCGGCTGCAG GAGGCTCAGAGGGAGAATGCCTTCCTGCGGGCCCAGTTTGCAGAGCGCGGTGACTGCGCCGCCCAGGAGAAGGCGGAGGCAGAGCGCCGCCTCGGTGCCGTGGAGGCGGAGACGCGGCGTCTGAACGATACGCTGAGGGAGACCAGCGAGAGGCACGCCGAGGAGATGAAGAAgcaggaggagagg attcgCAGCCGGGACAAGCACATCAACAGCCTGAAGAAGAAGTGCCAGAAGGAGGCAGAGCAGAACCGAGAGAAGCAGCAGCGCATCGAGACTCTGGAGCGCTACCTAGCTGACCTGCCCACTATGGACGACTACCAGGGCCAGAGCAAACAG CTGTTGGAGGTGGAGCAGCGGGCGTCCCAGCTGCAGGGCCGGGTCCGAGAGCTGGAGGTGTGTCTGCAGGAGGCTCGCTCACTCACCAGGGAGAAGGACACCCAGCTGGAGGAGCAGAGacgcagggagagggagctgctCACCACTgtcaccag TTTACAAGAGCGGGTGCAGGAGGGCCTGGAGGACGGGGCAAGGTTACCCTCCCTGGATGTGGAGAAACTCAGAGGGGAGAACAGCAGCCTGAGAGAGGAACAACAGAGACTGAAAAAG GTCGTGGAGAAGCAACTGAGGATGATGGAGCAACTGGGCACCCAGATCGGG acCCTGGAGGAGCaggtgtctcaggaggagagcAGCTCCCATGCTCTGAGAGAGGAAGTGTGTTCTAAAGAGCAGGGGCTGCTACAGCTCCGCACAGCAATGAAGGAG CTGTCGGCCCAGAACCAGGAACTAATGGAGCAGAACTTGACCCTCCATGAGCGTCTGGAGGACTCGGAGAGGGTGAACCTGGACCGGACGTCGTCCTCGCTGCGGCCTGCAGGGGCCCGCCTCACCCAGCATCTCCACGGGGAGATGGCCTCATGCCTCTGCGACCTGCGCTCCCTCTGCAACGTCCTGACCCAGCGGTCACAGGGCCGAGACCCCAACCTCTCGCTGCTGCTTGGCATTACAT CTCCCCCACCCATGGCAGAGCAGGTGGAGGACTGGCTGAGTCCTGAGGTCCTCCAGAGGAAGTTGACTGAAGCCCAGCAGCTGCGTCGTGACGTGGAGGAGCTCCGCACCACCGTCTCAGACCGCTACGCCCAGGACATGGGAGAGAACTGCATTACCCAGTAG
- the LOC121560599 gene encoding WD and tetratricopeptide repeats protein 1 has translation MTCCEAMSAVNITRDILHRQIRDKRALGFQRQYHVTDPFINRLGLEAELQGHTGCVNCLEWNERGDLLASGSDDQHCIIWDPFKHKKLTTMHTGHAANIFSVKFLPHSGDRILVTGAADTKVHVHDVSVKETIHMFSDHTNRVKRIATAPMWPNTFWSAAEDGIIRQYDLRESSKRSEVLIDLTEYCGQLVEAKCLAVNPQNNNYLAVGANGPFVRLYDMRMIHNHRKSASQSTSAGVHTFCDRQKPIPDGAGQYYVAGHLPVKLPDYNNRLRVLVATYVTFSPDGTELLVNMGGEQVYLFDLTFKQKPYTYLLPKKCQLTDVQNGKTTNGVSNGIHLPASRLRFAESKVFSGSGDLPPHLERIKQQANDAFARQQWTQAIQLYSLGIHEASHNAMLYGNRAAAYMKRKWDGDHYDALRDCLKALSLNPGHLKAHFRLARCLFELKYVAEALECLDDFKGKFPEQAHSSACDALDKDIKAALFSKMDSAEDKKGNSSIRFHTFSRKEPIPEDEVVLRERSYDYKHRYCGHCNTTTDIKEANFFGSKGQYIVSGSDDGSFFIWEKETANLVRILQGDESIVNCLQPHPSYCFLATSGIDPVVRLWNPRPETESESGNGRVVEDMEGAAAANQRRMNADPLEVMLLNMGYRITGLSGRGPEGSDDEDSSDGQVQCRPS, from the exons ATGACTTGCTGTGAGGCCATGTCTGCTGTGAACATCACCAGAGACATCCTGCACAGGCAGATCAGG GACAAGAGAGCATTGGGCTTCCAAAGGCAGTATCATGTCACGGACCCCTTCATCAATAGACTTGGACTGGAGGCAGAGCTGCAG GGCCACACTGGGTGTGTCAACTGCCTAGAATGGAATGAACGGGGAGA TCTGCTGGCATCGGGCTCAGATGACCAACATTGCATAATCTGGGACCCCTTCAAACACAAGAAGCTCACCACTATGCACACAGGGCATGCAGCAAACATCTTCTCTGTGAAG TTTCTCCCTCACTCAGGTGACCGTATCCTAGTGACGGGTGCAGCAGACACCAAGGTTCACGTGCATGATGTGTCAGTCAAGGAGACCATCCACATGTTCTCCGACCACACCAACCGTGTCAAGCGCATCGCTACGGCCCCCATGTGGCCTAACACCTTCTGGAGCGCTGCGGAGGACGGCATCATCAG GCAATATGACCTGAGGGAGAGCAGTAAGCGTTCGGAGGTGCTCATCGACCTGACGGAATACTGTGGTCAGCTGGTGGAGGCTAAGTGTTTGGCTGTCAACCCGCAAAATAATAACTACCTAGCAGTGGGCGCCAACGGGCCCTTTGTACGCCTCTACGACATGCGCATGATCCACAACCACAG GAAGTCTGCGAGTCAGAGCACATCGGCAGGAGTGCACACATTCTGCGACAGGCAGAAGCCCATCCCAGACGGAGCGGGGCAGTATTATgtcgcag GGCACCTGCCAGTGAAGCTCCCTGACTACAATAACCGCCTGAGGGTCCTGGTGGCCACCTACGTCACCTTCAGCCCCGACGGCACCGAGCTGCTAGTTAACATGGGAGGAGAACAG GTGTATCTATTTGACTTGACGTTCAAACAGAAACCGTACACCTATCTGCTTCCGAAAAAGTGCCAATTAACAG ATGTTCAGAATGGAAAGACAACCAACGGTGTGTCAAATGGAATTCACTTGCCAGCCAGCCGACTTCGATTCGCAGAAAGCAAAGTCTTCTCTGG TTCTGGTGATCTGCCGCCTCACTTGGAGCGGATAAAGCAGCAAGCCAACGACGCGTTTGCGCGGCAGCAGTGGACTCAGGCCATCCAGCTGTACAGTCTGGGCATCCACGAGGCCAGCCACAACGCCATGCTGTACGGGAACCGTGCTGCCGCCTACATGAAGCGCAAGTG ggaCGGTGACCACTACGATGCGCTGAGGGATTGTCTGAAGGCCCTGTCCCTCAACCCTGGGCACCTGAAGGCCCACTTCCGGCTGGCGCGCTGCCTCTTTGAGCTGAAGTACGTGGCTGAGGCTCTGGAGTGCCTGGATGACTTCAAGGGCAAGTTCCCCGAGCAAGCCCACAGCAGCGCCTGCGACGCCCTGGATAAGGACATCAAGGCCGCCCTCTTCTCCAAGATGGACTCTG CTGAGGACAAAAAGGGCAACAGCTCGATCCGTTTCCACACGTTTAGCAGGAAGGAGCCCATCCCGGAAGACGAGGTCGTCTTGAGAGAGCGCAGCTACGACTACAAACACCGCTACTGTGGTCATTGCAACACCACCACAGACATCAAGGAGGCCAACTTCTTTGGCAG TAAAGGCCAGTACATTGTGAGCGGCTCCGACGACGGCTCCTTCTTCATCTGGGAGAAGGAGACTGCTAACCTGGTGCGGATCCTCCAGGGGGACGAATCCATAGTCAACTGCCTGCAGCCTCACCCCAGTTACTGCTTCCTGGCTACCAGCGGCATCGACCCTGTGGTGCGGCTCTGGAACCCAAGGCCAGAG ACGGAGAGTGAGAGTGGGAACGGGCGCGTGGTGGAGGACATGGAGGGCGCGGCTGCAGCCAACCAGCGGCGTATGAACGCCGACCCCCTGGAGGTCATGCTGCTCAACATGGGTTACCGCATCACGGGCCTCAGTGGCCGCGGGCCAGAGGGCTCAGACGATGAGGACAGCTCAGACGGCCAGGTGCAGTGCCGGCCCAGCTAG